The Dreissena polymorpha isolate Duluth1 chromosome 9, UMN_Dpol_1.0, whole genome shotgun sequence genome contains the following window.
CAAAGCATGAAAGTGAGGTGAAGATAAACGTGTGATAGTGTTAAACaagaataaacatatttataggttaaaagttgtttaaaaacactgttttgtgCATTCAGGGACGACTGGGGAGTAGAGGGGGCTAAGGCAACGCTTgaacccctctaggtctgcctgctgtacaactgaggccggtaggccGTTCCAAAGAACTATGGTGTAAGGAAAGAAGGAATATTTGAAGTAGTtggctgatgtatggacttgtctGAATCAGAGTGGGTGCATATGACGAGTCAGCCTCATAGGCCTCTCAAGATATGATGGCGGCGAAATGGCTACCAAGCCATACACACTTTTGTAAAAAAGGGTCAGTCGGGAGAGGTCACGTCGGTCCTTCAAAGTCTGCCAGCCAAGTTCAGTCTGCATACCGGTAACACTGCTGTAGAATGAGAAGTCGTTTTTCACCCAGCGGGCTGCTCTACGTTGTACTTTTTCTACTTTGTCACTATTTTGTTTGGTATGTGGACTCCAGACAGAGGACGCATATTCTAACTGGGGTCTAACTAAGGTCTTATAGGCTACTTctctgatgttttcatttttagtctgTATATTCCTGCGGAtgaaaccaagagatttattagcattCGTTGTAATGTTGGTAATATGTTTGTTCCAAGAAAGATCATCTGAAATGGAAACACATAAATATTTAGTACTGTCTACGACTTCAAGGATTTGTCCATGTAGCCTGTAATTGAAgatgaatttatgtttttttcttagaAATAACAAGGACTACACATTTACTAGGGTTAAACTCCATGTCCCACAGGTTTTTCCAATGTACTAATTTGTCTAAATCATTTTGAAGAGAGGCACAGTCTTGCAAGTTATTTATAGCCAAGTATAcagcagtgtcatctgcaaacaAACGAACTTGAGAAGAGATAGAGTTAGGAaggtcatttatgtataaaaGAAAGAGTAAGGGACCAAGTACTGAGCCTTGTGGCACGCCCGATGTTACAGGGACTTCTGATGAGCATTCTCCTTCCAGAACAACTGTTTGCGATCTGCCTATACGAAAAGACTTAATCCAGGAAATTGTAGATTTGTTCACTCCATGTTGCTGTAATTTGAAAAGTAATTTAAGGTGGCTGACTTTGTCGAAAGCTTTGCTGAAGTCTAGAAGTATAAGATCAGTTTGATGATAATTTGCGAGGTTGCGAGCCAGTTCATCGACAAGTTGAATAAGTTGGGTTTCGCAGGATCGACGTTCCCTGAAACCATGTTGAAGATCatacaaaatgttatgtttattaaaatgtgctgTGAGGTTGGAAGCTACAATATGCTCTAAAACTTTGCAAAGAATACATGTTAGTGATATTGGTCTATCGTTGACTGGATCTTCTTTATTTCCTTTTTTGAACAGAGGTACAACATTTGCAGAGGTCCTAATCTTTGGTAAGATGCCTGTGTCAAGAGATTTCTGAAAAAGAAGAGATAATATAGGAGCAATTTGCTGACGAAGATTTTGAAGGACAAGTGGCCTGATGTTGTCTGGACCGGCAGCTTTGTGGGGTTTCAGATTAAAAAGGAGCTTCAAAACACCGTTGACCGAGATAGTGATTTCTGGCATGATTGGGTATTTGCGACTTGAAAAAGAATGAACATTAGAGTTCTCCAGGGCTGAAAAGCAAGATTGAGATAGAGTTAGAGGGGACATGGGGCTAAAAACTGACTGAAATTGCTGGTTCAGGATATTGGCTTTGTCTGTATTTGAAGATTTTGTTGTATCTGAAATTTTATCATATAATGTTGAAATACCGCATGCATCTTGTTTGGCGCTCTTGATAAGACTAAAAAGTTTTTTGGAGTTAAATTTTGAGCTGGATTCATCTGGTTCTCTATTTTGGTCTCTTATAcctaaaatatattcaatgtaatTAGTATATGATAATTTGATGGTCTTCTTGATTTTgtgtttaagatttaaaaatgttGATTTAATTTTGCTGTTtctcattttcttcattttattgtAAAGTTTGTCCCTCTTCCTTATTAGGCGTTTGATGGGCTGTGTTATCCACGACAGGGATACTTTTGAACCTATTCTTTTTGTGGGGACGGAATCTGAAATTCCTGTAGTAATAGCATTACGAAATTTCTCCCAGATGACTTCCACTGGAGCTGTTGAGTAATTTTGTATAACTTCAGTTTATCGTCGTTAATCCGAATTTCTGATAATTTCGAGTTATTGCGTTTTCATTTTGTTCTGACGTTAGTTAATTAGCAAAATCAAAGTTTAAGTCAAACTCCGGTATTCCTTATAATCGCTATTTCAAACACGGTCCTATCTCGAGTTATCATGGCTCGATCGCTCATTGTCGGCATAGGTATTGATAAAAACCACCCCGGATACTCATTAATATTCAACAAAGAACCCAgtgtatggaaaatatactaaaaagtacacCGGAGTATGGCCGGGTGCTTTTAAACGTCTTTTCCATATACGGTATCATGAAAATAGATTTAAGAGAACCAgaggtacttttaagtagtgCCAGAGTCGACAACAACTAATTGAGAATTAAAACGCTTATTTTTCAAATGATACATCGACATCTAATCGTCAAGTTCCAAGTCTATTTTCACACCAATTGATACAAACAAACGATTTCTTCATGATTTTacagaacaaaacagaaaagaacagaacagaaagggCTGCACAGATGGCACGGGCTGCGTTGATGACACGGACCGCACAGATGGCAAGGGCTGCATGGTGGCAAGGACTCAGCAGATGACAAGGGCAGCAATGATGATGCAAAAAGCCGTcaagatgacaagggctgcagaGATTACAAGGTCTTCATTGATGGTAAGGGCTGCAATGATTATAATAAGGGCttcacagatgacaagggctACATTGATAACAAGAACTTTACTGATGACACGGGCTGTATCGATGACAAGGGCTGCCCTGATGAAAATGCATGCACTTATGACAAAGAATTCACTGATGACACGTGCTGCAATGACGTTTACAAAGGCTGCATTGCTGATGAGAAGCGCTGCATAGATAACAATGGCTGCATTGATGGCAAGAGCTCcgcagatgacaagggctgcaatgATGATGCCAAAAGCCGCCTAATTGACACGAGCTGCATAATTGACAAGGGCTACGTAGATGACAAGGGCTGTAATGGTGAAAAGTGCTGCAATGATAGCTATGAAGGCCACACTGATAATGACATGTGATGCAATCATGATGACAACGGCTGCACTGATGATTACaagggctgcacagatgacatTGGCTGCACAAATGATACGGGCTGCACAAATGACacgggctgcgcagatgacaaaggctgcgcagatgacaagaGTCTCACATGTGACAAGGAATGCACTGATGTCAAGGGCTGCACAGATGAGACGGGATGCATAGACGACAAGGGCTGCGCAGAGGACAAAGGCTGCGCAGCTGACAAGGGATGCGCAAATCACAAAGGCTGCacatatgacaaaggctgcgctGATGACAAGGGCTGGGtggatgacaaaggctgcgcagatgccAAAGACTGCAAAGATGACAAGAGTCTCACAGATGACAATGGATGCACTGATGACACGGGCTGCACAGATAATCAAGGGTCTCACAGACAAcaaaggctgcacagatgacaaaggctgtgcagatgacaaaggcttcAGCGATGAAAAgggctgtgcagatgacaaaggctgcgcagatgacaaaggccgCGCAGATGATAAGGGAAGCACAGATGACACGggttgcgcagatgacaaaggctgtacCAATAACAAAGGCTGCGccgatgacaagggctgcactaATGACACGGGCTCGGCAGATGACAAGAGATGCACTGATGAAaagggctgcgcagatgacaatggAAGCCCAGATGACACGGGCTGCGCAGATGATAAaagctgcgcagatgacaaaagCTGCTCAGATTACAAAGGGTGCAAAGATGACAAGGGCAGCAATGATGATGCCAAAAGCCGTcaagatgacaagggctgcagaGATTACAAGGTCTTCATTGATGGTAAGCCTGCAATGATTATAATAAGGGCttcacagatgacaagggctACATTGATAACAAGGACTTTACTGATGACACGGGCTGTATCGATGACAAGGGCTGCCCTGATGAAAATGCATGCACTTATGACAAAGAATTCACTGATGACACGTGCTGCAATGACGATTACAAAGGCTGCATTGCTGATGAGAAACGCTGCATAGATAACAATGGCTGCATTGATGGCAAGAGCTCcgcagatgacaagggctgcaatgATGATGCCAAAAGCCGCCTAATTGACACGAGCTGCATAATTGACAAGGGCTAcgcagatgacaagggctgtAATGGTGAAAAGTGCTGTAATGATAGTTATGAAGGCCACACTGATAATGACATGCGATGCAATCATGATGACAACGGCTGCACTGATGATTACAAGGCCTGCACAGATGACATTGGCTGCACAAATGATACGGGCTGCACATATGACacgggctgcgcagatgacaaaggctgcgcagatgacaagaGTCTCACATGTGACAAGGAATGCACTGATGTCAAGGGCTGCACATATGAGACGGGATGCATAGACGACAAGTGCTGCGCAGAGGACAAAGGCTGCGCAGCTGACAAGGGATGCGCAAATCACAAAGGCTGCacatatgacaaaggctgcgctGATGACAAGGGCTGGGtggatgacaaaggctgcgcagatgccGAAGACTGCAAAGATGACAAGAGTCTTACAGATGACAATGGATGCACTGATGACAcgggctgcacagatgacaagggtCTCACAGACAACAAAGGCTgaacagatgacaaaggctgcgcagatgacaaaggcttcAGAGATGAAAAgggctgtgcagatgacaaaggctgcgcagatgacaaaggccgCGCAGATGATAAGGGAAGCACAGATGACACGggttgcgcagatgacaaaggctgtacCAATAACAAaagctgcgcagatgacaagggctgcactgatgacaCGGGCTCGGCAGATGACAAGAGATGCACTGATGAAAAgagctgcgcagatgacaatggAAGCCCAGACGACACGGGCTGCGCAGATGataaaggctgcgcagatgacaaaagCTGCTCAGATTACAAAGGGTGCAAAGATGACACGGGCTGCGCAGATGAAAAGGTTCAAACATGACACGTGCTGCGCAGATGACAtgggctgcacagatgacaaaggctgcgcagatgacaaaagCTGCTCAGATTACAAAGGGTGCAAAGATGACACGGGCTGCGCAGATGAAAAGGTTCAAACAAATGACAAGGGATGCACAGATTACAAGGGCTCTACAGATTACAAGGGCCTAACTTATGACAAGGGCTGCGTAGATGAAACGGGCTGCACGGAAAACAAGGGGTGCACAGATAAAGGGCCTCAAAGATGATAAGGGATGTACAGATTACAAGGGATGCACAGATGCCAAAGGCTGCACAGAAGACAAGGACCTAACTTATGACAAGGGCTGCTCAGATGACAAGAGTCTCACATATGACAAGAGATGCACAGCTTTCAATGGATGCACATATTACAAGGGAtacgcagatgacaaaggctgcgcagaaaACAAGGGCTATACAGATGACAAGGGCCTAACTTTTGACAAGCGCTGCGCAGATGACACTGGTTGCACTGACGACAAGGGGTACACAGATGAAAAGGGCTGCACTGACAACAATGGATGCACATATGAAaagggctgcgcagatgacaaaggatGCAATCATGACAAGGACTGCAATCATGACAAGAACCTCACTGATGAAAATGGCTGCACtaatgacaagggctgcacagaTGATAAGGGCTACACAGATGACAATGGCCTAACTTATGACAAGGTATGTGCGGATGACAAAGGCTGTAATGATGATGACAATGGCATCACTGATGACACGGGCTGCAGTGATGATGACAACGGGCTTGGGGACTGCATGTCACTGGGTGATGACAAGAACCGCTCTGATGAAAAGAACCAGCAGCAACTTAAAGAAGACGCCAAAAGTGGCTTTACAAAGAAGAAGCCGTCGGGCAAAGGAAGGCCTAAAAAGAATCAGTGTAGTATTAAGACGATTATGTAGCATTCAGAAGATCAAAGACTAACTCGAACAAATTGTTTGTGCATTTTTGTTCttcagtttaaataaaattttataaacataattatcgtCATAACATTTCTGGTAGTATTTAATTAACCAAATAAGAATTATATGCAACCACgtaatttaatttgcatgaacCGCAGAAACACAGGTTTGTGCCTTCGAAATGTAATTCATTTTATAAGTCTGcgatgttaaaaaaacaacacaacattaCCAACAGCCTATAGCCGTCGTAATAAACCCGactatattttgaaatttaatgaagtTGATATGTTTGGTCATATAATGACATGTAAACGTGCTTGCAACTGAACCGATACCTTAAAATACATATTTGCCAGgtaattgaaaaacacaaatgtatgaaggttatatctcaagggacatagaaattatgagcatttttcgaaacctaaacgcaaagtgtgaccgaaagacggacagacagacagacggaaagtcagacggacagtccgatgaCTATaagcccccttttcttcgaaagggggcataaacagTGTGTAGAATGTATAGATGAACAAACTCTGCCGGTGGAAGACGTCAAGACGGCATCAAGGCACATTAAGTACAAGAATATATCTGTGGCGTGATAATGCACGTTTCTGTTCAAATACGGACATTTTTTTCTACTCAATTCGTTTTCACCTTATATGGCATTTTTAGATCAAATTTGCACATGTCTATCAGTTTACTGAAAAGTTATAGGCTCTTGAAATCTTTCATAACGAAAACACAAACTCACGAAATTACTTAAATATACTTATTGTCATATTATTCATTGCATCATTGCtttttttaatataagttttttaagatattaaaatcattacaaAACGTCTAATACGAAAGAAACTTGTTGTTTGGTCAATATGCATATATTGTTTTCCTCGGAAAACATGTTTGTCTTTAGATTTTAAGTATGATACATTAATAAGAAATATCGGCCAATGCTTAGTATCTACAAGCATAGATAAAGTCATAGGCTTTGTTTGTTTCCAAAGAATGTTTATGTTGTGTTAAGTGTCATAtacaaaaaaagcattaaatagaTATCGCATCAGCGTGAGAAGCGATACACCGATCAAAGAGTCGCGATCTTTGAAAGTTTGTTTGAAACAATGACATTGAAAACGTAAAGATCTAAGCTGAGCTGTGGTAACGTTTACTGGATTAAACTGGGCAACACTGAACTTCAGGGTTGCTATCAAAATTGATAAAACTGTTGTGATTATAGGATTTTCTGATTTCTGTATACCGTTAAATAAGGGTTCGTTGCGGGTTCTTCAACATATGGCTTCATCGGCAGTTGGATTGAGGAAGGAGTAAGAGTCGACGCAGCAGTGGTGGGTGTAGTATTATAATTGCTTTGCTTCTGGCGCACGCTATCACTGTATCCACAGCTGGTGCTATACGTTGAACAGAAGATGGACTtacaacatcattatcatttatTTGTTGCCGCTGTTCTCTTTCGTCAAATTACAGAGCAAACCAACTGGGCGACTAGTTTGTGGACATGCGTCAATTCGACAACAAGCGAGATAAGATAAGAGGAGCAAAACACGTTCCAGTTGAAACCAAAGTGTGAAACCACAAGGACTACAACAAGGTCATAGAAGGTCGGATATACGTTTACAATAcaagtattttattttgataatttattgaTATGATGGGttattaaatttatgttaaattattaatCACATACAATTCAGACACACCCTTTTTTGATCAGTCTAGAAGAGTTAATTAAACGATATAATCAgtagatgtttttttttaattattttcccgATGGTGTAGTTTCGGTTGATCATAATGTTTAAATTGCAATTAGTCTATGGTCCAACTGTAGAGTTACTGAACTATGCTTTCTCATACAATTCATTTATGTTAACTGAATAAATTGAAATAGTATTGTTCATATTTAGCACAAAATATTGAACCTTTGTCTTATTTATTTTCTAGAATGCATCTTTTCTAGCATTTCGACAAATTTGAGACGTATTCAATCCGTTAGCCCGCCAACGGGTTCCGCAACAACTcgtgacgtcatgagcacgcccTTGATCCACGTGCAGATGGAGGACCCCTCGGAGTTCACACCCGAGCACAAGGACAAGTCCGAGTTCAGGGATTTCCGTATGCACAATGTCCCCGAACGAGTTAAACGGGTAGGTTGTGCATGGAAAAAGTATTATTTCGTTTGAAATAATAAACGATAAATATGTATAAGAGAACGAATCAatattgattaaacttggtcaaatgTATATCATGACATTATCTTAACCAAGTATGAATATGGGTCAATGGAGGTAAAAACAAGGTTACCATGGCAAAtcgtaaataaaaaagaaaactcGATCAACTTAATAACGCTCTGTGAGGCACCCGATTCAAATTTTGAACGTACTTCATTTTTGCGAAATGTTCACACAAATCGAAAGTAATAAACGACACATGTACTATATAGAAAAATATCATGCCATTTCGTCGAATCAGCTAatagaaaatgaaataataaaattgacAAATTAGACAAATTGTGgagtttatacatgtaatatcgcaacaaataattttcaaacattttattagAAGATATTAAGAAGGTTATAATGTAGCTTACTGAAAACTTtgtatgttaaatttatttatcttatttatttaCTTGGTTAAGATGGTAAATTGTACAACGTAAAACGAGTTACTCGGAACTCAAGCAATGCCTAGGCACGAGCACCACTTAAGTGTTATGTGCACGTCTGTTTCATAATACTGTTATATCCTCATCTATGACACGAATATGTGCATAGTGACAAACATATGCGGTCAGATATATTCTAAAACATtatgtctatctgtctgtctgtctgtctgtctgtctttatttGAATCACAATCCCGCAATAATAGCATTTTTTTAATTaggtaattatgtatattggTTTACATTTCTCACTAAGTTCCAAATACCCAGTAACTCTTATTTAGCACGTAAAAGACAAATATCGTCTGGATTTAGTGAAAATGTTAAGAAATATTTATCTGACGTGTGTAAACGATTATTACTAAAACGGTATGTCATATACCGTCGTCAACGTCACGTGTGTCGGCAGGTGTACAGCGAAATGCACCGAAAGCAAACGTACGCGTTCGTAAATCAGAAGATGTCCGAGTGGTGTCGATTCGACCACGCGGAGATCACCGTCATGGAAGCGCTGGAGATACTCTCCTCCTACCTCGACGAGAGTGACCCGGATGTGGACATGCCCAACTCCATACATGCTTTCCAGACTGCAGAAGGTATGACCTGTGATCAGCTATAGCTGTTGTGCTTGCATTTATTTTTCTCAAATATGTATAAAGGTTAAACATCATTTttggttaaaacatattttatattgccGCATAGTGAATATAATAGCGTCTACAACGTTATGTGGGTTActattgatatttttattgtgtttgtttgtccTTTGTTGTCAGTCACTCACAATTAAATACTGTATACAATTATTGATTACCTAATATTTCATATTGTCGTACAGTGAAAACCGGTACCTGATGGTGTACAATACGTATAACGAAATGCAAAAGTTTTGATTCAGATTGTAACTAAGCAACATCAGAAATTAGGTTATTAAAGAATGAAAAAGCTTCAAAGCAATAGCGAGCTGTTTCCGCTTCGACGGTCTCAggaaataaacaatttaaacaacttGTTCCGAAACCACAATGACCAGAGGCTATTTCTTACTATAATTTCGACAACCGCAATTTAGCGAATAGAAACTACATGTTTTCGCATTGTATTTAACTTGTCCAGTAATATAAAACGTCTTTTTTGAGCTCAATGGCAGGTATCCGGGAGGCGAACCCCGACAAGGAGTGGCTGCAGGTGACTGGTCTGATCCACGACATAGGTAAACTCATGGCCGTCTGGGGGGAGCCGCAGTGGTGCGTCGTCGGCGATACGTTACCCGTCGGATGCGCACCCAGCAAGCGCATCGTCTTC
Protein-coding sequences here:
- the LOC127845607 gene encoding uncharacterized protein LOC127845607: MYDIALNQETHTLFQLTPVGRYFVSQGGYPAFINDVIMPMIAKLAVQLHEAGVPCSEMYQIVRRRVKNYVLEEAAKEGFICARPRRRIRQQNRKEQNRKGCTDGTGCVDDTDRTDGKGCMVARTQQMTRAAMMMQKAVKMTRAAEITRSSLMVRAAMIIIRASQMTRATLITRTLLMTRAVSMTRAALMKMHALMTKNSLMTRAAMTFTKAALLMRSAA
- the LOC127844829 gene encoding prestalk protein-like; its protein translation is MTKAALMTRAGWMTKAAQMPKTAKMTRVSQMTMDALMTRAAQIIKGLTDNKGCTDDKGCADDKGFSDEKGCADDKGCADDKGRADDKGSTDDTGCADDKGCTNNKGCADDKGCTNDTGSADDKRCTDEKGCADDNGSPDDTGCADDKSCADDKSCSDYKGCKDDKGSNDDAKSRQDDKGCRDYKVFIDDDKGYIDNKDFTDDTGCIDDKGCPDENACTYDKEFTDDTCCNDDYKGCIADEKRCIDNNGCIDGKSSADDKGCNDDAKSRLIDTSCIIDKGYADDKGCNGEKCCNDSYEGHTDNDMRCNHDDNGCTDDYKACTDDIGCTNDTGCTYDTGCADDKGCADDKSLTCDKECTDVKGCTYETGCIDDKCCAEDKGCAADKGCANHKGCTYDKGCADDKGWVDDKGCADAEDCKDDKSLTDDNGCTDDTGCTDDKGLTDNKG
- the LOC127845606 gene encoding inositol oxygenase-like; the protein is MSTPLIHVQMEDPSEFTPEHKDKSEFRDFRMHNVPERVKRVYSEMHRKQTYAFVNQKMSEWCRFDHAEITVMEALEILSSYLDESDPDVDMPNSIHAFQTAEGIREANPDKEWLQVTGLIHDIGKLMAVWGEPQWCVVGDTLPVGCAPSKRIVFDAQYFAENPDMDDPTLNTRLGVYTENCGLENVLMSWGHDEYLYRVLNANTCHLPDEALYAIRFHSFYPWHTSEDYMFLCNNKDLEMLQWVREFNKFDLYTKCPDTPDIEQLKRYYGNLVEKYVPGKLKW